A genomic window from Glaciihabitans sp. INWT7 includes:
- a CDS encoding D-arabinono-1,4-lactone oxidase, whose protein sequence is MSEVGVNWAGNYRFGAAELRRPESVEELQALVIASPRIRALGTRHSFNDLADTTGTLVSLVEREPEPRLDTDRMTVSVAAGTRYGVLASWLADRGFALHNMGSLPHISVAGAIATGTHGSGNALGNLSTAVAGLQSVTGEGTLLEVDRSDPQFDGMVVSLGALGIVTRVTLDIQPSFDVRQDVYTGLPWDNVLAEFEQITAAAYSVSLFTDWRGDSLQSAWFKTRLAPGESGSMPPTLFGTVASTAEVSLVEGESNTTVQGGIPGPWSERLPHFRLDSTPSNGDELQTEYFVDRRTAPEALAAVRALGESIAPHLLITELRTIAADDLWLSTANGRPSLAIHFTWKNEPEAVARLVPQIQAALAPFGARPHWGKVNTMAVADLAALYPRLAEFTSLAERLDPQHRFRNAYLERVLGLTD, encoded by the coding sequence GTGAGCGAGGTCGGCGTCAACTGGGCGGGCAACTACCGGTTCGGTGCAGCGGAACTGCGCAGGCCAGAGAGCGTCGAAGAGTTGCAGGCGCTGGTGATCGCTTCTCCCCGCATCCGGGCCCTCGGCACCCGTCATTCCTTCAATGACCTGGCCGACACCACGGGAACTCTCGTGTCGCTGGTGGAGCGCGAGCCGGAACCGCGACTGGACACCGATCGGATGACCGTGTCGGTCGCCGCCGGCACCCGGTACGGGGTGCTCGCGAGCTGGCTGGCCGATCGGGGTTTCGCCCTGCACAACATGGGCTCGCTCCCTCACATCTCCGTGGCCGGTGCGATCGCGACCGGCACCCACGGCTCAGGCAACGCCCTCGGCAATCTGTCGACCGCGGTCGCGGGGCTGCAGTCGGTGACCGGGGAGGGCACGCTGCTCGAGGTCGACCGCAGCGATCCGCAGTTCGACGGGATGGTCGTCTCCCTCGGCGCGCTCGGCATCGTCACCCGCGTGACCCTCGACATCCAGCCGAGCTTCGATGTTCGTCAGGACGTGTACACCGGTCTGCCCTGGGATAATGTGCTTGCCGAGTTCGAGCAGATCACCGCGGCGGCGTACAGCGTGAGCCTCTTCACCGACTGGCGGGGTGACAGCCTGCAGAGCGCGTGGTTCAAGACACGACTGGCGCCCGGGGAATCCGGCTCGATGCCACCGACGCTGTTCGGGACTGTCGCGTCGACGGCGGAGGTCTCACTGGTCGAGGGAGAGAGCAACACGACGGTGCAGGGAGGCATCCCCGGCCCGTGGTCGGAGCGGCTGCCGCACTTCCGGCTCGATTCGACGCCGAGCAATGGCGACGAACTGCAGACCGAGTACTTTGTGGATCGCCGCACGGCGCCCGAGGCTCTGGCCGCCGTGCGCGCGCTCGGTGAGTCCATCGCGCCGCACCTGCTGATCACGGAGTTGCGCACCATTGCAGCGGATGATCTCTGGCTGAGCACGGCGAACGGGCGTCCCAGCCTCGCCATCCACTTCACCTGGAAGAACGAACCGGAGGCGGTCGCCCGGTTGGTGCCTCAGATCCAGGCCGCACTCGCGCCGTTCGGGGCCCGCCCCCACTGGGGCAAGGTCAACACGATGGCCGTGGCGGATCTCGCTGCGCTCTATCCGAGGCTGGCAGAATTCACGTCGCTCGCCGAGCGCCTCGACCCGCAGCATCGCTTCCGCAATGCCTATCTCGAACGGGTGCTCGGCCTCACCGACTGA
- a CDS encoding SGNH/GDSL hydrolase family protein translates to MTRTDRASRAGEDVTPVRLFVALGDSFTEGVGDPDARLPNGVRGWADRVAEKLAKAEPGWQYANLAVRSKRIREIVTDQLDAAVRLHPSLVTLYAGGNDVLDPGTEIRSILEDYERLVKALSETGATLLLFTGYDVPLYPVVWLFRRRNHAYNEGVRRIAQKYGATLVDYWTFDGYRDPRMWSPDRLHLSKFGHKLLAARVLDLLAVRHSITPKQFDALESRSTSRWLADQGQWLRDWVVPLLHRKIRRVTLGDWTEPRWPHPVAVPPKGGLRRLVRERAEGARE, encoded by the coding sequence GTGACCAGAACGGACAGGGCATCGCGAGCGGGCGAGGATGTCACCCCGGTGCGACTCTTCGTCGCGTTGGGAGACTCGTTCACCGAGGGCGTCGGGGATCCGGATGCGCGACTGCCGAACGGCGTGCGCGGCTGGGCCGATCGCGTCGCCGAGAAGCTGGCGAAAGCCGAACCCGGCTGGCAGTACGCCAACCTCGCGGTGCGGAGCAAGAGAATCCGCGAAATCGTCACCGATCAACTGGACGCCGCCGTCAGGCTCCATCCGAGCCTCGTCACCCTCTACGCTGGAGGCAACGACGTGCTCGACCCGGGCACGGAGATCCGATCCATCCTCGAGGACTACGAGAGACTCGTGAAGGCGCTGTCCGAGACCGGAGCGACGCTCCTGCTGTTCACGGGATACGACGTTCCGCTGTACCCGGTCGTCTGGTTGTTCCGCCGTCGCAATCACGCCTACAACGAGGGCGTGCGCCGGATCGCGCAGAAGTACGGGGCGACGCTCGTGGACTATTGGACCTTCGACGGCTACCGGGACCCGCGGATGTGGTCGCCCGACCGCCTGCACCTGTCTAAGTTCGGGCACAAACTGCTCGCCGCCCGGGTGCTCGACCTGCTCGCCGTGCGGCACTCCATCACGCCGAAGCAGTTCGACGCGCTCGAATCCCGATCGACCTCCCGATGGCTGGCCGACCAGGGCCAGTGGCTGCGCGACTGGGTGGTGCCGCTGCTCCATCGCAAGATCCGACGGGTCACCCTCGGCGACTGGACGGAGCCGCGCTGGCCGCATCCCGTGGCGGTGCCGCCCAAGGGGGGACTCCGCCGATTGGTGAGGGAGCGGGCGGAGGGCGCTCGTGAATGA
- a CDS encoding ABC transporter permease, with amino-acid sequence MAATGAPAGPLTGRIGRILSNQQTILLLVLVGMIILFSVLNPVFFTTDVFGNILLDWGPIALIAVAETFVVISGGIDLSVGATLGFAGVIAAYAMQAMTGAGLPDGLAIFFGTLVAAAVGIGVGLINSLLINRAHLVPFIATLATLGAAGGMSIVLTGGAPIGNGPPSAISLSVPWLGPLSWPGIVVIVIVVITGLYLHKSRFGRYTFAVGSNPFAALAAGINVKRQITKIYALSGFLSGLAGMYLYLRLGSGAPTSGAGNELDAIAAVVIGGVALSGGIGRMTGTVLGSLILATVTSGLIIIGVEPNWKQVVVAILIAAAVSLQALRSKGRTS; translated from the coding sequence GTGGCAGCGACGGGCGCCCCAGCCGGCCCGCTGACCGGGCGGATCGGCCGCATCCTCTCGAACCAGCAGACGATCCTGCTGCTGGTGCTCGTGGGCATGATCATCCTCTTCTCGGTGCTGAACCCCGTGTTCTTCACGACGGATGTCTTCGGCAACATCCTGCTCGACTGGGGACCGATCGCCCTCATCGCCGTCGCAGAGACATTCGTCGTCATCTCGGGCGGAATCGATCTCTCCGTTGGCGCCACCCTCGGATTCGCCGGAGTCATCGCCGCCTATGCGATGCAGGCGATGACCGGAGCGGGTCTCCCTGACGGCCTCGCCATCTTCTTCGGCACCCTCGTGGCCGCGGCGGTCGGCATCGGTGTCGGTCTGATCAACTCGCTCCTCATCAACCGCGCTCACCTCGTGCCGTTCATCGCCACGCTCGCCACCCTGGGTGCCGCGGGCGGCATGTCCATCGTGCTCACCGGCGGAGCGCCGATCGGCAATGGCCCGCCCTCCGCCATCTCCCTCAGCGTGCCGTGGCTCGGACCGCTCTCCTGGCCGGGGATCGTCGTGATAGTCATCGTCGTGATCACCGGCCTCTACCTGCACAAGTCCCGCTTCGGGCGTTACACCTTCGCCGTCGGCTCCAACCCCTTCGCTGCCCTCGCGGCCGGAATCAACGTGAAGCGCCAGATCACCAAGATCTACGCGCTCTCGGGCTTTCTCTCCGGCCTCGCCGGCATGTACCTCTACCTGCGGCTCGGGTCGGGCGCCCCGACCTCTGGAGCCGGCAACGAGCTCGATGCGATCGCCGCGGTCGTCATCGGTGGTGTCGCCCTCTCCGGCGGAATCGGTCGCATGACCGGTACAGTGCTCGGCTCCCTGATCCTCGCCACCGTCACCAGCGGTCTCATCATCATCGGCGTCGAGCCGAACTGGAAGCAGGTTGTGGTGGCCATCCTCATTGCCGCCGCCGTTTCGCTCCAGGCACTTCGTTCGAAGGGAAGAACCTCATGA
- a CDS encoding DedA family protein — translation MNEFADVVFAVASSPWALVVLVALLVIDGFFPLVPGETMVVTLAALGASGHGPAPLVVMQVATAATMVGDGIAFLIGRSIHPRRWVWMRGARAQRGLEWASARIEHSPGVILVGAKFLPFVRVAVTMTAGATELPVRRYLVFSFLAATIYTAYHVGVAVTAGELFVSNPFLGLAASITFGVVSAAAIGGIHRLVTLSRERASW, via the coding sequence GTGAATGAATTCGCCGATGTAGTCTTCGCCGTCGCCAGTTCGCCCTGGGCACTCGTGGTCCTCGTGGCGCTGCTCGTCATCGACGGCTTCTTCCCGCTGGTGCCGGGCGAGACGATGGTGGTCACGCTCGCGGCTCTCGGAGCCTCCGGGCACGGACCCGCCCCGCTCGTGGTCATGCAGGTGGCGACCGCGGCGACGATGGTGGGAGACGGTATCGCGTTCCTGATCGGCCGCTCCATCCATCCGAGGAGGTGGGTCTGGATGCGGGGCGCGCGAGCACAGCGCGGCCTCGAGTGGGCATCCGCCCGCATCGAGCACAGCCCCGGAGTCATCCTCGTCGGAGCGAAATTCCTGCCCTTCGTGCGCGTCGCGGTCACCATGACGGCGGGCGCGACCGAGCTGCCGGTGCGGCGATATCTCGTCTTCTCATTTCTCGCCGCGACGATCTACACGGCCTATCATGTCGGCGTCGCGGTGACCGCGGGCGAGCTCTTCGTCTCCAATCCCTTCCTCGGTCTTGCGGCTTCGATCACCTTCGGCGTGGTGTCCGCGGCGGCGATCGGCGGCATCCACCGGCTGGTCACGCTCAGCAGGGAGCGGGCCTCGTGGTGA
- a CDS encoding putative quinol monooxygenase: MTIALYAEFTATAGNHALVSDLIAEFAQQVRAEPGNMVFDPHHRVDSPDTVFVYETYRDQAAFDEHLASSHGHDFNLRLGGLVVGGGSRLTMLSPITVGTGPAPKALDLP; the protein is encoded by the coding sequence ATGACGATCGCGCTGTACGCCGAATTCACCGCCACCGCAGGCAACCACGCTCTCGTCTCCGACCTCATCGCGGAGTTCGCACAGCAGGTGCGAGCCGAGCCGGGCAACATGGTGTTCGATCCGCACCACCGCGTCGATTCGCCCGATACGGTATTCGTCTATGAGACCTATCGTGACCAGGCCGCATTCGATGAGCACCTCGCGAGCAGCCACGGACACGACTTCAACCTGAGGCTGGGAGGACTGGTCGTGGGAGGCGGATCCCGGCTCACGATGCTGTCCCCGATCACCGTCGGCACTGGACCTGCCCCGAAAGCACTGGACCTGCCGTGA
- a CDS encoding ATP-binding cassette domain-containing protein: protein MTDSPLYEVRNISKSYGSVVALENVSLQVRAGEVLGLVGDNGAGKSTLVKALSGAHLPDTGEILLDGVARRWKSPHDALESGIETLYQDSSLASHLSVSSNVFLGRELTAPGILGKLGFLAQKKMDSVAHADLERVGIAVPASNRPVAQLSGGQRQAVAIGRAVSWARKVIILDEPTNHLGARQAKEVLEVIRAAKAKGLGVIFISHTLPHILEVTDRVVVLRLGRVVHDAPTSSFTVDSLLGTITGLITEAIPTLDS from the coding sequence ATGACCGACAGCCCGCTCTACGAAGTCCGCAACATCTCGAAGAGTTACGGCAGTGTCGTCGCCCTCGAGAATGTGAGCCTGCAGGTGCGCGCCGGAGAGGTGCTCGGCCTCGTCGGAGACAACGGCGCCGGTAAGTCCACCCTGGTCAAGGCGCTCTCCGGGGCTCACCTCCCGGACACGGGAGAGATCCTGCTCGACGGCGTCGCCCGTCGGTGGAAGAGCCCACACGACGCGCTCGAATCGGGAATCGAGACCCTCTATCAGGACTCGAGCCTGGCTTCACACCTCTCCGTGTCGTCCAACGTGTTCCTCGGTCGCGAGCTCACCGCTCCCGGCATCCTCGGCAAACTCGGTTTCCTGGCCCAGAAGAAGATGGACTCCGTCGCCCACGCGGACCTCGAGCGCGTCGGCATCGCGGTGCCGGCCTCCAACCGCCCGGTGGCGCAGCTCTCCGGTGGACAGCGTCAGGCCGTGGCCATCGGACGTGCCGTGTCGTGGGCTCGCAAGGTGATCATCCTCGACGAGCCGACCAACCACCTCGGGGCGCGTCAGGCCAAAGAGGTGCTCGAGGTCATCCGCGCGGCCAAGGCCAAGGGGCTCGGAGTGATCTTCATCTCGCACACGCTTCCGCACATCCTCGAGGTCACGGACCGCGTCGTGGTGCTGCGCCTCGGAAGGGTCGTGCACGATGCGCCGACGTCGAGCTTCACCGTCGACTCCCTGCTCGGCACGATCACCGGTCTCATCACCGAGGCGATCCCGACGCTCGACTCGTAG
- a CDS encoding carbohydrate kinase, whose product MTREAPSPSAGVLVIGESLMDVVASPGGHDEHAGGSPMNVSVGLARLGSPVQLLTNLGTDARGVVIADYLASAGVPLVPGSIVDGRTSTATATLDDSGSASYEFLIDWSLGFVADLPDSSIVHQSALVHTGSIAAFLEPGASQLEAMLEAAAERRAIITFDPNIRPSIIGSKPDSLAVVQRLSALSTVVKVSDEDALWLFGELTPDGVVDRLLAMGATLAIVTLGASGALLATATDRVSVAGRRVTVADTIGAGDSFMSAVVHKLQALLLSGVDAAALAGGDALDQTVLADIGEFAVSCAAVTVSRPGSNPPTLAEALA is encoded by the coding sequence ATGACCCGTGAAGCCCCCTCTCCCTCGGCGGGAGTGCTCGTGATCGGCGAATCGCTCATGGATGTCGTCGCCTCGCCGGGCGGCCACGACGAGCATGCGGGCGGATCGCCGATGAACGTGTCCGTCGGTCTCGCCAGGCTGGGCAGCCCGGTGCAGCTGTTGACGAACCTCGGCACGGACGCGCGCGGTGTCGTCATCGCCGACTACCTCGCCTCCGCGGGGGTTCCACTCGTGCCGGGCTCGATCGTCGACGGGCGCACCTCCACCGCGACCGCCACCCTCGATGACAGCGGATCGGCGAGCTACGAGTTTCTGATCGACTGGTCCCTGGGTTTCGTTGCCGACCTGCCCGACAGCTCGATAGTCCACCAGAGCGCGCTAGTGCATACCGGCTCGATCGCCGCCTTCCTCGAGCCGGGGGCATCCCAACTCGAAGCCATGCTCGAGGCCGCTGCGGAGCGTCGGGCGATCATCACCTTCGACCCCAACATCCGCCCCTCGATCATCGGGTCGAAGCCCGACTCGCTTGCCGTCGTCCAGCGGCTCTCCGCGCTGTCCACCGTGGTCAAGGTGAGCGATGAAGACGCCCTCTGGCTCTTCGGCGAGCTGACTCCCGACGGGGTCGTCGACCGTCTCCTGGCGATGGGTGCCACGCTCGCAATCGTCACTCTCGGGGCATCCGGAGCGCTGCTGGCGACAGCGACTGATCGTGTGAGCGTGGCGGGCCGGCGAGTCACGGTGGCCGACACCATCGGTGCGGGGGATTCCTTCATGAGTGCGGTCGTGCACAAACTACAGGCTCTCCTGCTTTCGGGAGTGGATGCGGCCGCGCTCGCCGGCGGCGACGCTCTCGACCAGACCGTGCTGGCCGACATCGGCGAGTTCGCCGTCTCCTGCGCCGCAGTCACGGTCTCGCGCCCCGGTTCGAACCCTCCCACTCTTGCGGAGGCGCTAGCTTAG
- the aspS gene encoding aspartate--tRNA ligase produces MYRTTYASSLQRSDAGNEVTLSGWVARIRNHGGVAFIDLRDSSGIAQVTFRDAQVATADSLRVESCVKIVGIVRERPEGNVNTAISSGEVEVEATSLTVLAASDVLPFQLDDEPGEETRLAYRYLDLRRESAAYPLKLRSKVSAAVRNVLVDRDFVEVETPTLTHSTPEGARDFLVPARLKPGSFYALPQSPQLFKQLLMVGGFERYFQIARCYRDEDFRADRQPEFTQLDVEMSFVEQDDVIALAEEVLSAMWGTIGVTLTTPIARMTYAEAMRRYGSDKPDLRFELELVECTEYFADTEFGVFRAPYVGAVVMPGGADQPRRTLDAWQEWAKQRGAKGLAYVLVGEDGELRGPVGKNLSEAERDGLAAHTGAKPGDCIFFAAGAVKASRGLLGALRGEIAARLDLIDPAAWAFTWIVDAPLFEPAGDAVASGDVAVGAGAWTAVHHAFTSPKDEFLDSFDTDPESALSWAYDIVCNGNEIGGGSIRINTRELQERVFQVMGISHEEAQEKFGFLLQAFAFGAPPHGGFAMGFDRVVSLLAGTDSIRDVIAFPKSGGGNDPLTGAPAELEPAQLTELYRTLGVRAVPRG; encoded by the coding sequence ATGTACAGAACCACCTACGCCTCCTCGCTCCAGCGATCGGATGCCGGCAACGAAGTCACACTCTCCGGCTGGGTGGCGCGAATCCGCAACCACGGTGGCGTGGCGTTCATCGACCTCCGGGATTCTTCGGGCATCGCGCAGGTGACCTTCCGCGACGCCCAGGTCGCCACTGCCGACAGCCTGCGGGTCGAATCCTGCGTGAAGATCGTTGGCATCGTGCGCGAGCGCCCCGAGGGCAACGTGAACACGGCGATCTCCTCCGGAGAGGTCGAGGTCGAAGCGACCAGCCTCACCGTGCTCGCGGCGAGCGACGTGCTTCCCTTCCAGCTCGATGACGAACCGGGCGAAGAGACCCGACTGGCCTACCGCTACCTCGACCTGCGGCGGGAGTCCGCGGCCTATCCGCTCAAGCTGCGGTCGAAGGTCTCGGCGGCGGTGCGCAACGTGCTCGTCGATCGAGACTTCGTCGAGGTGGAGACGCCAACCCTCACCCACTCCACCCCGGAGGGCGCCCGCGACTTCCTGGTGCCCGCCCGCCTCAAGCCGGGCTCGTTCTACGCGCTTCCGCAGAGTCCGCAGCTCTTCAAGCAACTGCTCATGGTCGGCGGCTTCGAGCGGTACTTCCAGATCGCCCGCTGCTACCGCGACGAAGACTTCCGCGCCGACCGCCAGCCGGAGTTCACGCAGCTGGATGTCGAGATGAGCTTCGTCGAACAGGACGACGTGATCGCCCTCGCCGAAGAGGTGCTCTCCGCGATGTGGGGCACCATCGGCGTGACCCTGACCACCCCGATCGCCCGGATGACCTACGCCGAAGCGATGCGCCGCTACGGATCCGATAAGCCGGACCTGCGCTTCGAGCTCGAGCTCGTCGAGTGCACCGAGTACTTCGCCGACACCGAATTCGGTGTATTCCGGGCGCCGTATGTTGGGGCAGTCGTCATGCCCGGCGGCGCAGACCAGCCCCGCCGTACCCTCGATGCCTGGCAGGAATGGGCCAAGCAGCGCGGTGCGAAGGGGCTCGCCTACGTGCTGGTCGGTGAGGACGGCGAGCTGCGCGGTCCCGTCGGCAAGAACCTCTCCGAGGCGGAGCGCGACGGACTCGCGGCCCACACCGGGGCGAAGCCGGGCGACTGTATCTTCTTCGCTGCCGGTGCGGTGAAGGCCTCTCGCGGACTGCTCGGAGCCCTTCGCGGCGAGATCGCGGCGCGCCTCGACCTGATCGATCCCGCGGCCTGGGCGTTCACCTGGATCGTGGATGCTCCGCTCTTCGAGCCCGCCGGTGACGCGGTCGCCAGCGGCGATGTCGCGGTCGGCGCGGGCGCCTGGACCGCGGTGCACCACGCCTTCACCTCGCCGAAGGACGAGTTCCTCGACAGCTTCGACACTGACCCGGAGTCCGCGCTGTCCTGGGCCTACGACATCGTCTGCAACGGCAACGAGATCGGCGGTGGCAGCATCCGCATCAACACGCGCGAGCTGCAGGAGCGCGTCTTCCAGGTCATGGGCATCTCCCACGAGGAGGCACAGGAGAAGTTCGGATTCCTGCTGCAGGCCTTCGCGTTCGGGGCGCCCCCGCACGGTGGATTCGCCATGGGCTTCGACCGTGTCGTCTCTCTCCTCGCCGGCACGGACTCGATCCGCGACGTGATCGCGTTCCCCAAGTCCGGCGGCGGCAACGACCCGCTCACCGGCGCGCCGGCCGAACTCGAGCCTGCTCAGCTGACCGAGCTGTACCGCACGCTCGGCGTGCGTGCGGTGCCCCGGGGCTGA
- a CDS encoding substrate-binding domain-containing protein, translating to MNRIVKTGAVFGVATTLLLGAVACSSTSGTTSSSGASKSLTIAFVMGAEADPFFKAMKVGAEAETTAKKAKLVWQGDPSVYSPATQIPIVDQVLAQKPSCLVLIPTDPKALQASVTKAKAAGIPVVNVDTHVEDLSDVVSFITGDNKQGGEAAADAMAKAIKYTDGQKYQVVAGLTSATATTNVDRLEGFKSQLASKYPGIDLVDTAYSQSQAATANSNVSNWLTKYPNLSGIFAIDGTNATGAASALQAKGLTGKVALIGYDAYQTNVDLIGKGVFTALIAQDPAEEARQAVDTCVKYIETKSKDGITAAVTLPNILLDKSTSAADLKKYTYVQ from the coding sequence ATGAACCGAATCGTCAAAACTGGGGCTGTGTTCGGGGTCGCGACGACCCTCTTGCTCGGCGCAGTCGCGTGCAGCTCCACCTCCGGAACCACCAGCTCGAGCGGTGCATCCAAGTCCCTGACCATCGCGTTCGTGATGGGTGCGGAGGCGGATCCCTTCTTCAAGGCGATGAAGGTCGGCGCCGAAGCCGAGACCACCGCCAAGAAGGCGAAACTGGTCTGGCAGGGCGATCCCTCGGTCTACTCCCCCGCGACCCAGATCCCCATCGTCGACCAGGTGCTGGCGCAGAAGCCCAGCTGCCTGGTGCTCATCCCCACCGACCCCAAGGCGCTGCAGGCCTCGGTCACCAAGGCGAAGGCCGCGGGCATCCCGGTCGTCAACGTCGACACTCACGTCGAGGACCTCAGCGATGTCGTCTCCTTCATCACCGGAGACAACAAGCAGGGTGGCGAGGCTGCCGCAGACGCGATGGCCAAGGCGATCAAGTACACCGACGGCCAGAAGTACCAGGTCGTCGCCGGACTCACCTCCGCCACCGCCACCACCAACGTCGACCGCCTCGAGGGCTTCAAGTCGCAGCTCGCCTCCAAGTACCCGGGCATCGACCTCGTCGACACCGCGTACTCGCAGTCGCAGGCCGCCACGGCCAACAGCAACGTGAGCAACTGGCTCACCAAGTACCCGAACCTGAGCGGCATCTTCGCGATCGATGGCACCAACGCCACCGGCGCGGCCTCCGCCCTTCAGGCGAAGGGCCTCACCGGCAAGGTCGCCCTCATCGGCTACGACGCGTACCAGACCAACGTCGACCTGATCGGCAAGGGCGTCTTCACCGCGCTCATCGCCCAGGACCCGGCCGAGGAAGCCCGCCAGGCCGTCGACACCTGCGTCAAGTACATCGAGACCAAGTCGAAAGACGGCATCACCGCCGCAGTGACCCTGCCGAACATCCTGCTCGACAAGTCCACGTCGGCAGCCGACCTCAAGAAGTACACCTACGTCCAGTAA
- a CDS encoding LacI family DNA-binding transcriptional regulator, whose product MKQSGNEAPLTIRDVALHAGVSRATASRALSDYGVVNSETRDKVRRSAETLGYVPNVLARSMRAGKTQTIGLIITEVGLSVFDLAMRAVIEAAHRKGYQVLVSNTNEDLSAERDSMRVMLEKQVDGVILVPSAVHDLRFISPDALKGKPVTLLDRTLDSLDLPSISADNRAGARDALDHFRARGHTRIGLVVVTANIHGQTSVRPDGLVSTLHDRTEGYLEGMAAAGLPVGDDWVWFAADGGETARQAVRSILDSANPPTAILGSNANVSLAMLSVAKERGLTVGVDISYIGFDDAPLAPVLTPGLTVVDLPIEAMAEAAVENLVAQIASDAVHADTGSATALRSVVLPMKLVVRGSVGPVSGTVATGTATT is encoded by the coding sequence ATGAAACAATCGGGTAACGAAGCCCCCCTCACGATCAGGGATGTCGCCCTGCACGCGGGTGTCTCTCGTGCCACCGCCTCCCGCGCCCTCTCCGACTACGGTGTCGTCAACTCCGAGACCCGGGACAAGGTGCGTCGATCCGCGGAGACTCTGGGGTACGTGCCGAACGTTCTCGCTCGCTCGATGCGGGCCGGCAAGACCCAGACGATCGGCCTCATCATCACCGAGGTCGGGCTGAGCGTCTTCGACCTCGCGATGCGTGCGGTGATCGAGGCCGCGCACCGCAAGGGCTACCAGGTGCTCGTCTCCAACACCAACGAAGACCTCTCGGCAGAGCGCGACTCGATGCGGGTGATGCTGGAGAAACAGGTCGACGGCGTCATCCTGGTTCCGAGTGCGGTGCACGACCTGCGATTCATCAGTCCCGACGCGCTCAAGGGCAAGCCGGTGACGCTCCTCGACCGCACTCTGGATTCCCTCGACCTTCCGAGCATCTCGGCAGACAACCGTGCCGGGGCGCGAGATGCGCTGGACCACTTCCGGGCCAGGGGCCACACCCGTATCGGCCTCGTGGTGGTGACCGCGAACATCCACGGCCAGACCTCCGTGCGGCCGGATGGCCTCGTCTCCACCTTGCACGACCGCACCGAGGGGTATCTCGAGGGCATGGCTGCCGCGGGCTTGCCGGTGGGCGACGATTGGGTGTGGTTCGCCGCGGACGGCGGAGAGACGGCTCGGCAGGCTGTTCGGAGCATCCTCGATTCTGCAAACCCGCCGACGGCCATCCTCGGTTCGAATGCGAACGTGTCTCTCGCGATGCTGAGTGTGGCCAAGGAACGCGGTCTCACCGTCGGTGTCGATATCTCCTACATCGGGTTCGACGATGCGCCCTTGGCGCCGGTGCTCACCCCCGGGCTCACGGTCGTCGACCTTCCCATCGAGGCGATGGCAGAAGCCGCCGTCGAGAACCTCGTGGCGCAGATCGCCTCGGACGCCGTCCACGCCGACACCGGTAGTGCCACGGCTCTTCGATCGGTCGTGTTGCCGATGAAACTCGTCGTTCGCGGCTCGGTCGGTCCCGTTTCCGGCACAGTGGCGACGGGCACCGCGACCACATGA